In Bradyrhizobium paxllaeri, the genomic stretch AACACAACGGAAACACAGGGCCAAACCGAACAACCCGAAGCCATGACACCGATCAAGCAAAAGAGCCGGAAGTCGGTTGTGGCGCTGGCGATCCTCGCTCTTGGAATAAACACCGCTGCGGCCGTTCATACACTGGCGCCTGATCTTGATCTGCAGAATATCAGCAGCTTGCCGGATATCAGTCGTTGGGCCGAACTGCTTCCGCACCCGAAAGCTTCCGATCCAATGCAGGATCCGACGGTCGCCACATTGAAGGATATTCAGTCGGCCCAGCAGCAACACGTTGCCTCGCTGCAAGAGAATAATTCCTTGTTGCAGCAAAATGCAGCCCTGCTTCAGCAGGATTCGATTTCGCTTGCTTCCTTGCGACAGAGCGTCGTGGATGAGCAGGTCATTGTGAAGAAAATATCTTCTCAGATAGCGGATGAGCATGAAGACGTGAAGAAGATCTCTGCCAAGATCTCCACGCTCATTGCGAAGGTCGACTCGCTGCAGAATGCAATAAGCCCGGAAGTCACTTCCTCCATCTCGACAAGGCGCGCTCAAAACCGAATGTCGCGGGTAGTGCGCAAAAAGATGGTTCAGCAGTCTAAACCAGTGGGACCTGTTTCGCTCGGAGGAGCCCCGCTGAGTCCCCCGGCTACCACGCCAGCCCCTCAAGGCTAAAGAACCAGAGAGCGAGGCGCGGGGCCTTGGTCCCGCGCCTGGTTCTTGTGGAAACGTCCAGACGCAGTTAACCGGCGAAACATGAGCGCCGGTTTTTTGCTGGCCTGGCGAAGAACCGCACCTGCACTGCCATGCGGTGAACGTCGCGCCGAAGCGCGCGTTCCGTCTTATCGGTTTGGATGTTCAGAAACAGTCCGCCTTCGCTCTCCGAGCTTCGGCGCGATAGCCTTCGCCCTGCGGTGCATTTGTGGCGCCACCGCCGCGAAGGCTGGCTTGCCGAGCCGTAGCCCGCAGGGCGAAGGCTGGTAGGCGGCGAGAGATTCGAACTCCCGACCCTCTCGGTGTAAACGAGATGCTCTAACCAGCTGAGCTAGCCGCCCTTGAGCCGCTCCTATCTACAGTGCCGCGTGGTGTGAACGCAAGCGAGGCCGGCGACGACAAATGGCCCGAAACCGGCCAATTGCCGCGAAATACCTGCCATACGGCGAGATCATGAAACCTTTTCTGCGCAACGGCCTGCTGGCCATTGCCATCGCCGCCGTTGCGTTCTGGTGGTTCAAGCCGGGGTACATCGAACTCGACGTTCCCATCGTCAAGCACAAGGGCGGCGGCGCGTTCTGGTGGGAGCAGCATTATTCTCAAATTACCTATGCGGATTCGCCGGGTACCTTCTATGTTCACCGGCGGGTCGGAACGGCCTATCCGCACACGCAAGGATGGACGTCCGTCGAGGACGCGTACGCCCATTTCGACCGGTTGCTGGACCAGCGCGGCTGGGGCCGCACCGGCGTGCTCGCGGACAACCCGGTAATGCCTGAAAGCCGCCTGCTGCCGCCAACCGGCCTCAGGGCCTATTACCGACCTCACCAATATCTTGGCGATGCGACGATCCTCATGGCGGTCTGGCCGATCGGCGGCGCGACCGAGGGCTTTCACGTCGTTCTGACCACCGTCAACCCGTCACTGATGCGGCGCGTGTCACGCGCCATGGACTGAGTCTAGTCGGTCTCGCGCCCCGGCAATCCCGCGATATCGTTGATCCAGGGCGCAGCCGAGCGGCACCAGATTTGCCGCGCCGGCCTGAGTTCGCCTCGCTGGCGGATACTGCCCCAGCGGATGCCCCAGTCGTCAGGACCGCCCTCGCCGCTGGTGAACAGCGGCGAGCCGCATTCGCTGCAGAAGTGCTGAAAGCGCGTCCGGCCGTTGTCGCCCCTCTTCGGATAGATCTTTGCCGGCGCGCCCGTCATCCGGATCTGCTCGGCCGAACAGAGCACGGTGACCCGGTACGGCGAGCCCGTCAGGTTTTGGCAATCG encodes the following:
- a CDS encoding GFA family protein, whose translation is MQIDGQCHCGRVTYHAEIDPNKVSICHCTDCQNLTGSPYRVTVLCSAEQIRMTGAPAKIYPKRGDNGRTRFQHFCSECGSPLFTSGEGGPDDWGIRWGSIRQRGELRPARQIWCRSAAPWINDIAGLPGRETD